The Labrys wisconsinensis genome has a window encoding:
- a CDS encoding zinc-ribbon domain-containing protein produces MLIVCPQCESRYEIADAQLGGEGRLVRCTRCRTQWHAGPVQPEPTIVAPPAGNDNPAAEAEPMAEVEPEAAVPRMLQGVPGLDMPPGHDLAGAIEHADVETAAARARPGGRRRRERRATGAHLSPSALRTLALVAGVAVVVLALQFRTGVVRAFPASASLFAHVGLPVNLRGLEFGEIRTSAATEGSAPVLVIDGEIRNVTDKPVTVPGLRLSIRDDKGVEIYGWTAALARNSLEPGAVMPFKSRLASPPPEGRAVTVRFARPEDKVAMK; encoded by the coding sequence ATGCTCATCGTCTGCCCCCAGTGCGAAAGCCGCTACGAGATCGCCGATGCCCAGCTCGGCGGGGAGGGGCGCCTGGTGCGCTGCACCCGGTGCCGGACGCAGTGGCATGCCGGCCCGGTGCAGCCGGAGCCCACGATCGTCGCGCCGCCGGCCGGCAACGACAATCCCGCGGCCGAGGCCGAGCCCATGGCCGAGGTCGAGCCCGAGGCCGCCGTGCCGCGCATGCTCCAGGGCGTTCCCGGTCTCGACATGCCGCCTGGCCACGACCTCGCCGGCGCCATCGAGCATGCCGACGTCGAGACCGCCGCGGCCCGCGCGCGTCCGGGCGGCCGTCGCCGCCGCGAGCGTCGCGCCACCGGCGCCCATCTTTCGCCATCGGCCCTGCGCACCCTGGCGCTCGTGGCCGGCGTGGCGGTGGTCGTGCTGGCCCTGCAGTTCCGCACCGGCGTGGTGCGCGCCTTCCCGGCCAGCGCCTCGCTGTTCGCCCATGTCGGCCTGCCGGTCAACCTGCGCGGCCTGGAGTTCGGCGAGATCCGCACCAGCGCCGCCACCGAGGGCAGCGCGCCGGTGCTGGTGATCGATGGAGAGATCCGCAATGTCACGGACAAGCCGGTGACGGTGCCGGGCCTCAGATTGTCGATCCGCGACGACAAGGGCGTGGAAATCTATGGCTGGACCGCGGCGCTGGCGCGAAACAGTCTTGAACCCGGCGCCGTGATGCCGTTCAAAAGCCGCCTTGCCTCTCCTCCGCCGGAGGGTCGCGCCGTGACGGTGCGCTTCGCCAGGCCGGAGGACAAGGTGGCGATGAAGTGA
- the ftsE gene encoding cell division ATP-binding protein FtsE, whose amino-acid sequence MVRFENVGLRYGMGPEVLRDVSFEVPANSFQFLTGPSGSGKTTLLRLLFLALRPTRGLITMFGQDVVTLSKRQLAESRRRIGIVFQDFRLLDHLTTYENIALPLRVQGQDETRYRPEVVELLHWVGLGERMHVLPPVLSGGEKQRAAIARALIVRPELLLADEPTGNVDPVLARRLLRLFVELNRSGTSVVIATHDATLLEQFPARRLRLEGGHLHIEERAA is encoded by the coding sequence TTGGTCCGGTTCGAGAATGTGGGTCTGCGCTACGGCATGGGGCCGGAGGTGCTGCGCGACGTCTCGTTCGAGGTGCCCGCCAATTCCTTCCAGTTCCTCACCGGCCCCTCCGGCTCGGGCAAGACGACGCTGCTGCGGCTCCTGTTCCTGGCGCTGCGGCCGACCCGCGGCCTGATCACGATGTTCGGCCAGGACGTGGTGACGCTGTCGAAGCGGCAGCTGGCCGAGTCGCGCCGGCGCATCGGCATCGTCTTCCAGGATTTCCGCCTGCTCGACCATCTCACCACCTACGAAAACATCGCCCTGCCGCTCAGGGTGCAGGGTCAGGACGAGACGCGCTACCGGCCGGAGGTCGTCGAGCTCCTGCACTGGGTGGGCCTCGGCGAGCGCATGCACGTGCTGCCGCCCGTCCTGTCGGGCGGCGAGAAGCAGCGCGCCGCCATCGCCCGGGCCCTGATCGTGCGGCCGGAGCTGCTCCTGGCCGACGAGCCGACCGGCAACGTCGATCCGGTCCTGGCGCGCCGCCTGCTGCGCCTGTTCGTCGAGCTCAACCGCTCCGGCACCTCCGTGGTCATCGCCACCCACGACGCGACGCTGCTGGAGCAGTTCCCGGCACGGCGGCTGCGCCTGGAAGGCGGGCATCTCCACATCGAAGAGCGCGCGGCCTGA
- the hpt gene encoding hypoxanthine phosphoribosyltransferase has translation MVKRAIRVLFDADAIAERNASLVEEIKARDPENLLVIAVLKGSFVFAADLLRAMHHACLSPQVEFVHLSSYRAGTTSSGTVTILRDIESDVRGRDVLLIDDILESGRTLAFAKDLLVARGARRVMTCVLLEKPGKRAVNINADFVGFTCPDLFVVGYGMDVAHSYRELPFVGVVE, from the coding sequence ATGGTCAAGCGCGCCATCCGGGTCTTGTTCGACGCCGACGCGATCGCCGAGCGCAATGCGTCGCTGGTCGAGGAGATCAAGGCGCGAGACCCGGAGAACCTGCTCGTCATCGCGGTGTTGAAGGGGTCGTTCGTCTTTGCCGCCGATCTCCTGCGCGCCATGCACCACGCCTGCCTGTCGCCGCAGGTGGAGTTCGTGCATCTGTCCAGCTATCGCGCCGGCACCACCTCGTCGGGGACGGTGACGATCCTGCGAGACATCGAGAGCGACGTGCGCGGCCGCGACGTGCTGCTCATCGACGACATCCTCGAATCCGGGCGCACTCTCGCCTTCGCCAAGGACCTGCTCGTGGCCCGCGGCGCCCGGCGGGTGATGACCTGCGTGCTCCTGGAGAAGCCCGGCAAGCGGGCGGTCAACATCAACGCCGACTTCGTCGGCTTCACCTGTCCCGATCTCTTCGTCGTCGGCTACGGCATGGACGTTGCACATTCCTATCGCGAGCTGCCGTTTGTCGGCGTTGTGGAATAG
- a CDS encoding formate--tetrahydrofolate ligase: MPQDPNKPLSDIEIARQAKMQRIDAIAEKVGIPDDALEPYGKTIAKVDISAIPGLAERPDGKLILVTAINPTPAGEGKTTTTVGLGDGLNRIGKKAMICLREPSLGPCFGVKGGAAGGGYAQIVPMEQINLHFTGDFHAITSAHNLLSAMIDNHIYWGNSLGIDTRRVAWRRALDMNDRSLRQINSSLGGVSNGFPREDGFDITVASEVMAVFCLANDLADLEARLGRMIVGYTRDKKPVTAADIKAVSAMTVLLKDAIKPNLVQTLEGNPAFVHGGPFANIAHGCNSVSATKAGLKLADYVVTEAGFGADLGAEKFFDIKCRKAGLTPAAVVIVATVRALKMHGGVAKNELGKENIEALKKGLVNLGRHIENVRKFGVPAVVGINNFISDTSSEHEAIQSFCREQYGVEAVVCTHWAEGSKGTEALARQVVALAEEDHHLDGLGFRHLYPDAMPLWDKMKTIATEIYRASDIIADQKVRDQFRDIEAAGFGHLPICVAKTQYSFSTDPNLRGAPINHVVPIREVRLSAGAGFLVVVCGEIMTMPGLPKVPSAEIIRLDENGQIEGLF; encoded by the coding sequence ATGCCACAGGATCCGAACAAGCCGCTCAGCGACATCGAAATCGCGCGCCAGGCCAAGATGCAGCGCATCGACGCCATCGCCGAGAAGGTAGGCATTCCGGACGACGCTCTGGAGCCTTACGGCAAGACCATCGCCAAGGTCGACATATCCGCGATTCCAGGCCTCGCCGAGCGTCCCGACGGCAAGCTGATCCTGGTCACGGCCATCAACCCGACCCCGGCGGGCGAGGGCAAGACCACCACGACCGTCGGCCTCGGCGACGGCCTCAACCGCATCGGCAAGAAGGCGATGATCTGCCTGCGCGAGCCCTCGCTCGGGCCCTGCTTCGGCGTCAAGGGCGGCGCGGCCGGCGGCGGCTATGCCCAGATCGTGCCGATGGAGCAGATCAACCTGCACTTCACCGGCGACTTCCACGCCATCACCTCCGCCCACAACCTGTTGTCGGCGATGATCGACAACCACATCTACTGGGGCAATTCGCTCGGCATCGACACGCGCCGCGTCGCCTGGCGGCGGGCGCTCGACATGAACGACCGGTCGCTCCGGCAGATCAACTCCTCGCTCGGCGGCGTCTCCAACGGCTTCCCGCGCGAGGACGGCTTCGACATCACCGTGGCCTCCGAGGTTATGGCGGTGTTCTGCCTGGCCAACGACCTCGCCGACCTCGAGGCCCGGCTCGGCCGGATGATCGTCGGCTATACCCGCGACAAGAAGCCGGTCACGGCGGCCGACATCAAGGCGGTCAGCGCCATGACCGTGCTGCTCAAGGACGCGATAAAGCCGAACCTGGTGCAGACGCTGGAAGGCAACCCCGCCTTCGTGCATGGCGGCCCCTTCGCCAACATCGCCCATGGCTGCAACTCGGTGAGCGCCACCAAGGCGGGCCTGAAGCTGGCCGACTACGTGGTGACGGAGGCCGGGTTCGGCGCCGACCTCGGCGCGGAAAAATTCTTCGACATCAAGTGCCGCAAGGCCGGCCTGACGCCGGCCGCCGTGGTGATCGTCGCCACGGTGCGTGCGCTCAAGATGCACGGCGGCGTGGCCAAGAACGAGCTCGGCAAGGAGAACATCGAGGCCTTGAAGAAGGGCCTGGTCAATCTCGGCCGCCATATCGAGAACGTGCGCAAGTTCGGCGTGCCGGCCGTGGTCGGCATCAACAACTTCATCTCCGACACGTCGTCCGAGCACGAGGCGATCCAGAGCTTCTGCCGCGAGCAGTACGGGGTCGAGGCGGTGGTGTGCACCCATTGGGCCGAAGGCTCCAAGGGCACCGAGGCGCTCGCCCGGCAGGTGGTCGCCCTGGCCGAGGAGGACCACCATCTCGACGGGCTGGGCTTCCGCCATCTCTACCCCGACGCCATGCCGCTCTGGGACAAGATGAAGACCATCGCCACGGAGATCTATCGCGCCTCCGACATCATCGCCGACCAGAAGGTGCGCGACCAGTTCCGCGACATCGAGGCGGCCGGCTTCGGCCACCTGCCGATCTGCGTGGCCAAGACGCAATATTCCTTCTCCACCGACCCGAACCTGCGCGGCGCGCCCATCAACCACGTGGTGCCGATCCGCGAGGTGCGTCTTTCGGCCGGGGCCGGGTTCCTGGTCGTGGTCTGCGGCGAGATCATGACCATGCCGGGCCTGCCCAAGGTGCCCTCGGCCGAGATCATCCGCCTCGACGAGAACGGCCAGATCGAAGGCCTGTTCTGA
- a CDS encoding response regulator, with product MSRILVCDDEQTMRAFVARALEMDGHFVTQAEDGAHALEIMAASEPGFDLLLTDIRMPVMDGIALALNAARDHPRTAILLMTGFADQRERASDLDAIIHDVVTKPFSLADIRQKAGEAIAAGRPVVAA from the coding sequence ATGTCGAGAATCCTGGTGTGCGACGACGAGCAGACGATGCGCGCCTTCGTCGCCCGTGCCCTGGAGATGGACGGCCATTTCGTCACCCAGGCCGAGGACGGCGCCCATGCGCTGGAGATCATGGCGGCGAGCGAGCCGGGCTTCGATCTCCTGCTGACCGACATCCGCATGCCGGTCATGGACGGCATCGCCCTGGCGCTGAACGCCGCCCGCGACCATCCCAGGACCGCCATCCTTTTGATGACCGGCTTCGCCGACCAGCGCGAGCGGGCGAGCGACCTGGATGCCATCATCCACGACGTCGTCACCAAGCCGTTCTCGCTGGCCGATATCCGCCAGAAGGCCGGCGAGGCCATTGCCGCCGGCCGGCCCGTCGTCGCGGCGTGA
- a CDS encoding potassium transporter Kup — protein MGHVTAGTDDLVAEGHHRRGSGFWGLALGSIGVVYGDIGTSPLYAFREALHAATHGGTEMAREAVLGVVSLILWALIVIVTLKYVVLLLRADNKGEGGTLTLMALAQRALGRSGFTLVLLGAVGAAMFYGDAIITPAVSVLSAVEGLELVTPSFAPYVVPLTVAIIVGLFAVQSHGTARVGAFFGPVMVAWFVVIGLLGLVHLADEPGVFAAINPWHAISFMLGHGHIGFVTLGAVFLAVTGAEALYADLGHFGRRPIQIAWLGLVLPSLALNYLGQGALVLKNPAALENPFFLMAPSWALIPMVVLATIATIIASQAVITGAYSLTRQAIQLGLLPRMKISHTSEHQSGQIYISQVNTALAIGVILLVLAFESSSRLASAYGIAVTTTMVVTAVMAYIVIWKVWRWSPLTAALVITPFLLIDLAFLAANLLKVVDGGWVPLMIALVLMLIMITWRRGTRIVLDKTRKTEVPLMTIVNSLETGSAARVPGTAIFLTSDPDYAPTALLHSLKHYKALHKKVAILTIKVEDDPVVADADRIAMERVSDSFTRVRVAFGYMEDPNVPKALALCRKAGWTFDIMSTSFFLSRRHMRGGKTPLMPLWQRKLYMILARNADDASDYFSIPSNRVVEIGTQVLI, from the coding sequence ATGGGGCATGTTACCGCAGGTACGGACGACCTCGTCGCGGAAGGGCACCACCGCCGGGGCTCGGGCTTCTGGGGGCTGGCGCTGGGATCGATCGGGGTCGTCTACGGCGACATCGGCACCAGCCCGCTCTACGCCTTCCGCGAAGCGCTGCACGCCGCCACCCATGGCGGGACCGAGATGGCGCGCGAGGCGGTGCTCGGCGTGGTCTCGCTGATCCTCTGGGCGCTGATCGTCATCGTCACGCTGAAATATGTCGTGCTGCTGCTGCGCGCCGACAACAAGGGCGAGGGCGGCACGCTCACCTTGATGGCGCTGGCGCAGCGCGCCCTCGGCCGCTCGGGCTTCACCCTGGTGCTGCTCGGCGCCGTCGGCGCCGCCATGTTCTACGGCGACGCCATCATCACGCCCGCCGTGTCGGTGCTGTCGGCGGTCGAGGGCCTGGAGCTGGTGACCCCGAGCTTCGCGCCCTACGTGGTGCCGCTGACCGTGGCGATCATCGTGGGCCTCTTCGCGGTGCAGAGCCACGGCACCGCCCGGGTCGGCGCCTTCTTCGGGCCGGTCATGGTGGCCTGGTTCGTGGTCATCGGCCTGCTCGGGCTCGTCCACCTCGCCGACGAGCCCGGGGTCTTCGCCGCGATCAATCCCTGGCACGCCATATCCTTCATGCTCGGCCACGGCCATATCGGCTTCGTCACGCTGGGCGCCGTGTTCCTCGCCGTCACCGGCGCCGAGGCGCTCTATGCCGACCTCGGTCATTTCGGCCGCCGCCCGATCCAGATCGCCTGGCTCGGCCTGGTGCTGCCCTCGCTCGCGCTCAACTATCTCGGCCAGGGCGCCCTGGTGCTGAAGAACCCGGCGGCGCTGGAGAATCCGTTCTTCCTGATGGCGCCGAGCTGGGCGCTGATCCCGATGGTGGTGCTCGCCACCATCGCGACCATCATCGCCAGCCAGGCGGTGATCACGGGCGCCTATTCGCTGACGCGCCAGGCCATCCAGCTCGGCCTGCTGCCGCGCATGAAGATCTCGCACACGTCCGAGCACCAGTCCGGGCAGATCTACATCTCGCAGGTGAACACGGCGCTGGCCATCGGCGTCATCCTGCTGGTGCTCGCCTTCGAGAGCTCGTCGCGTCTCGCCTCCGCCTACGGCATCGCCGTCACCACCACCATGGTGGTCACGGCCGTGATGGCCTACATCGTCATCTGGAAGGTCTGGCGCTGGTCGCCGCTGACGGCGGCGCTCGTCATCACGCCGTTCCTGCTCATCGACCTCGCCTTCCTGGCCGCCAACCTCCTGAAGGTGGTGGACGGCGGCTGGGTGCCGCTGATGATCGCGCTGGTGCTGATGCTGATCATGATCACCTGGCGGCGCGGCACGCGTATCGTCCTCGACAAGACGCGCAAGACCGAGGTGCCGCTGATGACCATCGTCAACAGCCTGGAGACGGGCAGCGCCGCGCGCGTCCCGGGCACGGCGATCTTCCTGACCAGCGACCCCGACTATGCGCCGACGGCCCTGCTCCACAGCCTCAAGCACTACAAGGCCCTGCACAAGAAGGTGGCGATCCTCACCATCAAGGTGGAGGACGATCCCGTCGTCGCCGACGCCGATCGCATCGCCATGGAGCGCGTCTCCGACAGCTTCACCCGGGTGCGCGTCGCCTTCGGCTACATGGAGGACCCGAACGTGCCCAAGGCGCTGGCGCTCTGCCGCAAGGCCGGCTGGACCTTCGACATCATGTCGACCTCGTTCTTCCTGTCGCGCCGGCACATGCGCGGCGGCAAGACCCCGCTGATGCCGCTGTGGCAGCGCAAGCTCTACATGATCCTGGCGCGCAACGCCG